The genomic DNA TAcccttttaatttaaaacttatgTACTAACTTTTCCCCGTTTTCACAGGATTGGTCAAGATAAAGTTGCAAAAAGTCATAGAAATCAGaacaagaaacaaaaacaaaaacctacGGAAAAAAGCGATGATGAGCAAAGTAAATGTAAGCAACCAAAATTGGAAACATGAGACTACGtaataaatcaaatatgtatatttaatttttaacttggGGGGAAAATTTTATTGGGCAAGTTTTGGAACTATtatgtatttttgaaaaaaaaaaaaaaactaatttttcaaaactgcaTTGAATAACACAATGAGCATCTCCGTTAATATCGGAAAAAGTTTCCGTCGCCAGTTTGTCGCGAAAACCCGTTGTTTACTAATTGAGTGTGTACACCACTATTGATCAATTTAACGCTATGTGGtgaaattttctctttaatgcCACCAATTTTTAGTGGGTGATCTTGATTATCACCGGCGGGTAACTGTACTGTCTTCACATTTTTAAGTACTCGAAATGTACTCAATTCCACTGTGCCATCTGCTGCATCATCGGTTCTTTCACAAGCACAAGTCTCTCTTTGCAATAGTGTATCTACTCGCTCTGGAAATATTTCACTGGAGTGATCATACCGTGATTGTAACTGGAAATCCAACGAGTCGCTAGGTATCTCAGGTGTGGCCAGAAAACGTTTACTTTTCCGTACAGAATTTAACGTCTGGTGGTAGAAAAGCCTTTCGTATGGTTTCAAATTTGTAAACCACAATGCACCAGCTGGCGCTTGTGGCGGTTGGGGCATTGGGCAAAGGTAAATACCCTCAGTACTCAAGTCAGGTTCATACCAGACATTCCGGACTCGTATTTTTACTGTTGCCATTTTGTTACTCTTACAATTCATTTCTTAAGCTTTTCGAATTTGTTTAGAAAAATTAGTTTACCGAATATACAAATACAGAcgtttttgttttgaatgaCGCGAATGGCATATAAGGCTCCGCCTACTTGAAATTAAATCGAAGAAAGCATGGTAACAATACCATggagatataaataaatagtcaCGGTAAACGTTACAATCAAATGTACATAAACaagcattttgaaaataatatattcgcaTAGAACCGCACCAACAGCTATATTTAGAAATTCGTGATCCTGTGAACCAATCAACTACAACCTTTCGTttagtagaaaaaaaaactccGATCTTTAAATCATGCTTtgcatgtttatttattaaaatttataaaatatctgaatGTTGGTCTGTAACAAAATCCAATTAGTTAAGAAAATCACAATTACCTACCTGTAGCATCATCGCCAGCTTCTTTTCCAAATGTATTTAGCATCACATCCCGCGAAATGCAGGTCAGACATCAGCAAATTGCCAAGCGTTAACTGGTTTACCTGTGCTGCAAACTTGGAGAAACAAAATCTTTCGTAGGAACAGCAACAATTCAGAACTCGAAACGCCGGACCACCAACTAACTACCACCCAAATGAAGTCGAATAACGTACGAAGAAGCGTACTGAAGTGAATAACAGCGAATAGCAGCAACAAACAGCCACCAGTTACAGCTAGTTGCAACAGTTATTTTTGCTACAGCATTACCTGCCAGTCTggtttgtgtatgtatgaaaaacttcCGCACTACATATACTGAACAGCCTTCAAACATATGCACCATATCTGAGATTTCGCTGAACTTGGGTCTAAATCGCAGGTATTTAATATATTCTATCCGTACACCGCTCCAACTGCTGCCCGTACACAATCAAACCGTCAAAGTAAATGACTGATTCCGTTACACATCAAGTATGCTTAAGATGTACTTGGTCCGGATATTTTGTTTACGAAATTCGTTTAATAAAACTGAATTGGCGCTGCAACTTTAATGTTAATTAACAGCAACGTTTTCATTTATAGGATGCGAACTCGAATAGTAAATTAACGAGAGCTTAACACTTGGATTGGTTTTTCTCAAAATGTCTCAGAGAATTAAAATCGAAGTGTTAGGCATAGTTAAGTGCAGCGGCTCAAGTGGTGTACAAATAATACGCTGGAACAACAGCAAACAGCGGCTGTAGCAGCAACAAGAGTAACAGGAGTACGTTTTTCATAAAATTCGCTACGCTGCAGCCATCAATCAATTTACGAATCTCTGCCTCCTGCTCCTTGTACATTATTTCTccccaaacttttttttttttacatatttcattttaatatctgCCTCAATCACTTTTCGCACTTTTACAGCAGCCCTTACAGCAATCTTTGTTTGCCTGCATTATATagaagtgtaaaaaatatattaccgcCATGTTATAAAATTGGTTTATATAGTGTATACCacataaaaattacacaaattttAGCAACATAATAATGCAAACGTTGGATGATGTGTTGTGTAATTTCGTATGTAGACCAGAGTAAGTTCTTTAAGTTGAAAATAAGAATCTTATGTAAATTTCgtagaaatataaaattgccTATTAACATGTCCTCATCACCTATACGAacttattcaataaaattacttggaatacatttattattattttttttacaaaacttacAATACGTTCATGTtactttcaaatttaaatataagagtacaaataattttggaaacaaaatttctaaaaatattcccATCTCATCAACTTCTTTGTTGGGCTAATTACATAAATCTATTTTTCCAATTactggaaaataaaaataaataaaatgatagcTTTCTAGACCACATTTAATTTTCGCTCATGAATCTTATATAATATAGACATTCTAACCTTCCAAATGTAgtgtaaacatattttatatatttggggTAGTCATACGTTATTATGTATTGCTACACATCTCAAAGGGAGAATTGATAATTGGAATATTTAACATCAGCATTTGGTGTAATACGGACATAATGTGTTTTGTGAAATTAGGGAGTTGTAAAAGAAAGATATGAAGGGCACGTTTGATTTTTCTGATTATCTTATCTTTCATAttctttcattaattttttgtgtttttgtagtgctacaattgaaatatttaaaggcTGTA from Bactrocera oleae isolate idBacOlea1 chromosome 3, idBacOlea1, whole genome shotgun sequence includes the following:
- the LOC106615293 gene encoding protein CFAP276, with the protein product MNCKSNKMATVKIRVRNVWYEPDLSTEGIYLCPMPQPPQAPAGALWFTNLKPYERLFYHQTLNSVRKSKRFLATPEIPSDSLDFQLQSRYDHSSEIFPERVDTLLQRETCACERTDDAADGTVELSTFRVLKNVKTVQLPAGDNQDHPLKIGGIKEKISPHSVKLINSGVHTQLVNNGFSRQTGDGNFFRY